In Phragmites australis chromosome 17, lpPhrAust1.1, whole genome shotgun sequence, the following are encoded in one genomic region:
- the LOC133897409 gene encoding uncharacterized protein LOC133897409: MELLDMVPADAIALRMYSLPAAAAAPGSLCAWLVAALAAAAAVGLWSIRAVGASKNDAGVRSGSALVEDKQAQAPPLPRAIIDVPRPAARAEYAEPASPSEPSTPSKVRFTAYYGGSGEDGVMDGVRKCADADGEDVRLVDGEVEMVLTRTASASGRRTTALAAAPWEEREMVVRLRGDLGWYRHLDMAALDGSVVRLWDGELAASPRGRRRRAGLELQLSL, encoded by the coding sequence ATGGAGCTCCTCGACATGGTGCCCGCGGACGCCATCGCGCTGCGCATGTACTCTCtcccggcggcggccgccgcaccCGGCTCGCTCTGCGCCTGGCTTGtggccgccctcgccgccgccgccgccgtcggcctGTGGAGCATCCGCGCGGTCGGTGCCTCCAAGAACGACGCTGGAGTCCGCAGCGGCAGCGCCCTCGTGGAAGATAAGCAGGCGCAGGCGCCTCCGCTGCCACGTGCCATTATTGACGTGCCGCGGCCGGCGGCTCGGGCCGAGTACGCCGAGCCGGCGTCCCCCAGCGAGCCGAGCACGCCGTCCAAGGTCCGGTTCACGGCGTACTACGGCGGATCGGGAGAAGACGGGGTAATGGACGGCGTCAGGAAATGCGCGGACGCGGATGGCGAAGACGTGCGCCTCGTCGACGGCGAGGTGGAGATGGTTCTGACAAggacggcgtcggcgtcgggaAGAAGGACGACGGCCTTGGCGGCGGCGCcgtgggaggagagggagatggtcGTGAGACTGAGGGGCGACCTGGGGTGGTACCGCCACCTCGACATGGCGGCGCTCGACGGCAGCGTCGTGAGGCTGTGGGACGGCGAGCTGGCAGCGTCGCCGAGGGGGCGCAGGAGGAGGGCAGGATTGGAATTACAGCTGTCATTATAG
- the LOC133896699 gene encoding uncharacterized protein LOC133896699 produces MASHDALWAKLHELELQLAAYKLLRAARPEDVSADGGQGRALWATEATCRGRRYEAYMRRRDARHVAASAEQQPARAHQPRGTRSAGRSMPMSPRALRCTARDTQEVRRTLAAVSIPSTPRWESAGLPKSRTVKGASAAGSPARSHHQRQNSLGLPADFGDSVTPRPFLKRGTGTGGAVAAARLGTPRVHDLPSIDAPSTPRQPPRERGHAQAARHVRSVSELPFDTAALASPQTQVRARKRWGSPERPAVMLSAADSHRDFSKGLKKLLSFVRKGKGAADQPFPSPSPGGSGKPVRKGWSGVAACSLVDVPFDRASLEAHRFPITRAVGISG; encoded by the exons ATGGCGAGCCACGACGCGCTGTGGGCGAAGCTGCACGAGCTGGAGCTGCAGCTCGCGGCGTACAAGCTCCTGCGCGCCGCGCGCCCGGAGGACGTGAGCGCGGATGGTGGCCAAGGGCGCGCGTTGTGGGCGACGGAGGCAACCTGCCGCGGCAGGCGGTACGAAGCCTACATGCGCCGGCGCGACGCCAGGCACGTGGCCGCGTCGGCAGAGCAGCAGCCGGCGAGGGCTCATCAGCCTCGGGGCACGCGCTCCGCGGGACGCAGCATGCCGATGAGCCCGCGTGCGCTCAGGTGCACCGCTCGGGACACGCAAGAG GTCAGGAGGACGCTGGCTGCCGTGTccatcccgagcaccccgagatGGGAGAGCGCCGGGCTGCCGAAGAGCAGGACCGTGAAGGGCGCCAGCGCGGCGGGCAGTCCAGCGAGGTCGCACCACCAGAGGCAGAACAGCCTTGGCCTCCCCGCCGACTTCGGCGACAGCGTCACACCGAGGCCGTTCCTCAAACGCGGCACGGGCACGGGCGGCGCGGTTGCGGCGGCGAGGCTGGGGACCCCGCGGGTGCACGACCTCCCATCGATCGATGCGCCCAGCACCCCGAGGCAGCCTCCGCGGGAGCGTGGCCACGCCCAGGCGGCGCGCCACGTCCGTTCCGTCTCGGAGCTGCCGTTCGACACGGCGGCACTGGCGTCGCCGCAGACGCAGGTGCGGGCGAGGAAGCGGTGGGGCAGCCCGGAGAGGCCGGCGGTGATGTTATCGGCCGCCGACTCCCACAGGGACTTCTCCAAGGGGCTCAAGAAGCTGCTGAGCTTCGTGAGGAAAGGCAAGGGAGCCGCCGACCAGCCTTTCCCGTCGCCTAGTCCCGGCGGGAGCGGGAAGCCCGTGAGAAAGGGATGGTCCGGGGTGGCAGCTTGCTCGCTCGTCGACGTACCGTTCGACCGCGCAAGCCTGGAGGCGCACCGGTTCCCCATTACACGGGCAGTTGGCATCTCCGGATGA